The Alphaproteobacteria bacterium genome has a segment encoding these proteins:
- a CDS encoding dihydroorotase: protein MAETYDLIVAGGECFTTAGLVRADLGVRNGRFVAIGDLSAASAGERFDARGLTVLPGVIDSQVHFREPGLEHKEDLESGTRGAVLGGVTAVFEMPNTKPSTLTAEDLAAKLALAKGRAWCDYAFYMGGSAENVEQLPMLERLPGCCGVKVFMGASTGTLLVPDDPTLDRILAHGVRRMAVHCEDEERMNARKKLGQVPGATAHLHPVVRDMESALIATQRLIRLARKRGRRVHVLHVTTEEEMAFLADHKDVASVEATPQHLTLFAPDCYDRLGTFAQMNPPIREARHREGLWRALREGIVDVIGSDHAPHTKEEKSQPFPNSPSGMPGVQTLLPLLLDHLAAGRLSLARLVDLTSAGAQRIFGLARKGRIALGYDADLTVVDLKSRREIAEKWMATKSGWTPYAGMTVTGWPRATIIRGRVVMREDELIGPPAGEALRFVETLRPEV from the coding sequence ATGGCCGAAACCTACGATCTGATCGTCGCCGGCGGCGAGTGCTTCACCACGGCGGGGCTGGTGCGCGCCGATCTCGGCGTGCGCAACGGCCGCTTCGTGGCGATCGGCGATCTGTCCGCCGCCTCGGCCGGCGAGCGCTTCGACGCGCGCGGGCTCACCGTGCTGCCCGGGGTGATCGACAGCCAGGTGCATTTCCGCGAGCCCGGGCTGGAGCACAAGGAGGACCTCGAAAGCGGCACGCGCGGCGCGGTGCTGGGCGGCGTCACGGCGGTCTTCGAGATGCCCAACACGAAACCCAGCACGCTCACCGCCGAGGACCTCGCGGCCAAGCTGGCGCTGGCCAAGGGCAGGGCATGGTGCGACTACGCCTTCTACATGGGCGGCTCGGCGGAGAACGTCGAACAGCTGCCGATGCTGGAGCGCCTGCCGGGCTGCTGCGGCGTGAAGGTCTTCATGGGCGCCTCGACCGGCACCCTGCTGGTTCCCGACGATCCGACGCTCGATCGCATCCTCGCCCACGGCGTGCGCCGCATGGCGGTGCATTGCGAGGACGAGGAGCGCATGAACGCGCGCAAGAAGCTCGGCCAGGTGCCGGGCGCGACGGCGCATCTGCACCCTGTCGTGCGTGACATGGAATCGGCGCTGATCGCCACCCAGCGCCTCATCCGGCTGGCCCGCAAGCGTGGCCGCCGCGTGCATGTGCTGCACGTGACGACGGAGGAGGAGATGGCCTTCCTCGCCGATCACAAGGACGTCGCCAGCGTCGAGGCGACGCCGCAGCATCTCACCCTGTTCGCGCCGGACTGCTACGACCGGCTCGGCACCTTCGCGCAGATGAACCCGCCGATCCGCGAGGCGCGCCATCGCGAGGGCCTGTGGCGCGCGCTGCGCGAGGGTATCGTCGACGTCATCGGCTCCGATCACGCGCCACACACGAAGGAAGAGAAGTCGCAGCCGTTTCCCAATTCACCTTCGGGCATGCCGGGCGTGCAGACCTTGCTGCCGCTGCTGCTCGATCACCTCGCCGCCGGGCGGCTGTCGCTGGCGCGGCTGGTCGACCTGACCTCGGCCGGCGCGCAGCGCATTTTCGGCCTGGCACGCAAGGGTCGCATCGCGCTCGGCTACGACGCCGACCTCACCGTCGTCGACCTGAAGTCGAGGCGCGAAATCGCCGAGAAATGGATGGCGACCAAGTCGGGCTGGACGCCGTATGCCGGGATGACGGTGACCGGCTGGCCCCGGGCGACGATCATCCGCGGCCGCGTGGTGATGCGCGAGGACGAGCTGATCGGCCCGCCGGCCGGCGAGGCGCTGCGCTTCGTCGAGACGCTGCGGCCCGAGGTTTGA
- a CDS encoding oxidoreductase, with protein MATFRALVSEQGADRKVTSAVQELETATLPAGDVTVKVEHSTLNYKDGLVLTSGGGLVKTWPHVGGIDLAGVVEESSNAGFKAGDRVVLNGYRVGELHWGGYATMARVKGDWLVKLPDAISTKRAMAIGTAGYTSMLCVAALERHGLKPAQGEVLVTGAAGGVGSVAVAILAKLGYQVVAATGRPSEADYLKGLGAATIMERKELTEAPDRPLLSERFAGVIDTVSGVMLARALAMVKYGGAAAVCGLAGGASFPGSILPFILRGVSMLGIDSVMLPMAPRVDAWKRLATDLPLDKLDAMVVEAKLADLPGLAPRILKGEVRGRVVVDVAA; from the coding sequence ATGGCGACGTTCAGGGCGCTGGTGTCGGAGCAGGGCGCCGACCGCAAGGTGACGAGCGCGGTGCAGGAGCTCGAGACGGCGACGCTGCCGGCGGGCGACGTGACGGTGAAGGTCGAGCACTCGACCTTGAACTACAAGGACGGGCTGGTGCTGACCTCGGGTGGCGGGCTGGTGAAGACCTGGCCGCATGTCGGCGGCATCGATCTAGCCGGTGTCGTGGAAGAATCGTCGAACGCCGGCTTCAAGGCCGGCGATCGCGTCGTGCTCAACGGCTATCGCGTGGGCGAGCTGCATTGGGGCGGCTATGCGACCATGGCGCGGGTCAAGGGCGACTGGCTGGTGAAGCTGCCCGACGCGATCTCGACGAAGCGCGCGATGGCGATCGGCACCGCCGGCTACACCTCGATGCTGTGCGTCGCGGCGCTCGAGCGGCATGGGCTGAAGCCAGCGCAGGGCGAGGTGCTGGTGACCGGCGCGGCCGGCGGCGTCGGCTCCGTCGCCGTCGCGATCCTGGCGAAGCTCGGCTATCAGGTGGTCGCCGCGACGGGACGGCCGAGCGAGGCCGATTATCTCAAGGGCCTCGGTGCCGCGACGATCATGGAGCGCAAGGAGCTCACCGAGGCGCCCGACCGGCCGCTGCTGTCGGAGCGCTTCGCGGGTGTCATCGACACCGTCTCCGGCGTGATGCTGGCGCGCGCGCTTGCCATGGTGAAGTACGGCGGTGCGGCGGCGGTGTGCGGCCTGGCCGGCGGCGCGTCGTTCCCGGGCAGCATCCTGCCCTTCATCCTGCGTGGCGTGTCGATGCTGGGCATCGATTCGGTGATGCTGCCGATGGCGCCGCGTGTCGACGCCTGGAAGCGTCTCGCCACCGACCTGCCGCTCGACAAGCTCGACGCCATGGTCGTCGAGGCGAAGCTCGCCGACCTGCCGGGCCTGGCGCCGAGGATCCTCAAGGGCGAGGTGCGCGGCCGCGTCGTGGTCGACGTCGCCGCGTAG
- a CDS encoding LysR family transcriptional regulator, giving the protein MAARLPPLGAIEAFAAAARTLSFTDAARELNLTASAISRRVAQLEHTLGVALFHRVTRGLRLTAAGETYLAAIAPALEQLRAAGVALAPATRGRTVRLAVLPSFTALWLFPRIAAFETAHPDIDLRVSTIARAPEATREDVDLAIAVGTGDWRGWTSERLMAMRCRPVCAPSLRDGRPGLRMPADLEHHTLLSVSQPRGFWRRWCREAGLPAFTPRRNLRFDGLHLLYEAAASGLGVAMAFDDLVAPYIADGRLVEPFDLSFVPEHAYWLLGRPGERRRGVRFVRDWLLRETRA; this is encoded by the coding sequence ATGGCCGCGCGCCTGCCGCCGTTGGGCGCCATCGAGGCCTTCGCGGCGGCCGCGCGTACGCTCTCCTTCACCGACGCCGCGCGCGAGCTCAACCTCACCGCCTCGGCAATCAGCCGGCGCGTGGCTCAGCTCGAGCACACGCTGGGCGTCGCGCTGTTCCATCGCGTCACGCGCGGCCTGCGGCTGACGGCGGCCGGCGAAACCTATCTCGCCGCGATCGCCCCGGCGCTCGAGCAGCTGCGCGCCGCCGGCGTGGCGCTGGCGCCGGCGACACGCGGCAGGACCGTGCGCCTGGCGGTGCTGCCCTCGTTCACCGCCCTGTGGCTGTTTCCGCGCATTGCCGCCTTCGAGACGGCGCATCCCGACATCGATTTGCGCGTCTCGACGATCGCGCGTGCGCCCGAGGCGACGCGCGAGGACGTCGATCTTGCGATCGCTGTCGGCACCGGCGACTGGCGCGGCTGGACGTCGGAGCGGCTGATGGCAATGCGCTGCCGGCCGGTCTGCGCGCCGTCCTTGCGCGACGGCAGGCCGGGCCTGCGAATGCCCGCCGATCTCGAGCACCACACCCTGCTGAGCGTCAGCCAGCCGCGCGGCTTCTGGCGTCGCTGGTGCCGCGAGGCCGGGCTGCCGGCGTTCACGCCGCGCCGCAACCTGCGCTTCGACGGCCTGCATCTGCTCTACGAGGCGGCCGCCAGCGGCCTGGGCGTGGCGATGGCGTTCGACGATCTGGTCGCGCCCTACATCGCCGACGGCAGGCTGGTCGAGCCGTTCGACCTGAGCTTCGTGCCCGAGCACGCCTACTGGCTGCTGGGGCGGCCGGGCGAGCGGCGGCGCGGCGTGCGCTTCGTGCGCGACTGGCTGCTGCGCGAGACGCGCGCCTGA
- a CDS encoding PaaI family thioesterase gives MALPEGYVPFHRSGPFLDLVGPLYERLDGAALLLGLRVEARHCNRRGLAHGGLMMTLADLVLGYNLVRVGGHGGGITVSLTTDFAGSARVGDWLEARADVQKATGSVAFANCYISVGDRRIVRASGIFHIPAPNASAAP, from the coding sequence CTGGCGCTGCCCGAAGGTTACGTCCCGTTCCACCGTTCCGGCCCGTTCCTCGACCTGGTCGGGCCGCTCTACGAGCGTCTCGACGGCGCGGCGCTGCTGCTGGGCCTGCGCGTCGAGGCGCGGCACTGCAATCGCCGCGGCCTGGCCCATGGCGGGCTGATGATGACCCTGGCCGACCTGGTGCTGGGCTACAACCTGGTGCGCGTCGGCGGCCATGGCGGCGGCATCACGGTGAGCCTGACCACCGACTTCGCCGGCTCGGCGCGCGTCGGCGACTGGCTCGAGGCGCGCGCCGACGTGCAGAAGGCCACCGGCAGCGTCGCCTTCGCCAATTGCTACATCAGCGTCGGCGACAGGCGCATCGTGCGCGCCAGCGGCATCTTCCACATCCCCGCGCCGAACGCCTCCGCCGCGCCCTGA
- a CDS encoding DUF2314 domain-containing protein, whose amino-acid sequence MSLPRGDSATEAAFARARATLDDFLALLDRPPPNTDVYAVMLRIVDPANNKVEFFWVGDLNRDGDGFSGRIDNTPRSVTNVRQGQVVRFSRAEIYDWMYVDYGFTNVKRGMVGNFTLCALLAREKPQEAAAVKRETGLVCD is encoded by the coding sequence GTGAGCCTGCCACGCGGCGATTCGGCGACGGAGGCCGCCTTCGCCAGGGCGCGCGCCACGCTTGACGACTTCCTCGCCCTGCTCGACAGGCCGCCGCCGAACACCGATGTCTACGCGGTGATGCTCCGCATCGTCGACCCGGCCAACAACAAGGTCGAGTTCTTCTGGGTCGGCGACCTGAACCGCGACGGTGACGGCTTCAGCGGCCGCATCGACAATACGCCGCGCTCGGTCACGAATGTGCGCCAGGGCCAGGTCGTGCGATTCTCGCGCGCGGAGATCTACGACTGGATGTATGTCGACTACGGCTTCACCAACGTCAAGCGGGGCATGGTGGGCAACTTCACGCTCTGCGCCCTGCTCGCCCGCGAAAAGCCGCAGGAGGCGGCCGCCGTGAAGCGCGAAACCGGGCTGGTCTGCGACTGA
- a CDS encoding amidohydrolase encodes MDITTPNELSQHISDAALRIEDRVIAWRRDIHQNPELSYQEVRTASLAAEHLKALGYEVQTGIGVTGVVGVLRGGKPGGVVALRADMDALPVAERAEVPFASRATALYLGQTVPVMHACGHDCHVAILMGVAEILAGMRAEIPGTVKLIFQPNEEGSNDGRPSGAKAMIDDGAMANPAPSAVFGLHVTSGVRSGVIALRPGGLMASADRLKIDVEGRQTHGSMPWRGVDPVVTSAQIILALQTIVSRQLDPTLSPAVVSVSTIHGGVRNNILPDSVVMEGTIRTHDEAVRADIWKRIDRTATAIAGAAGAKATVTVFQGVPVTYNDPRLTDWGTGSLKDSLDTQRVTEIRPVMGAEDFSYLAQVVPGMFFFLGITPPEQDPVQAPANHSPLFFVHEPALKYGVRALAYLAIDYLRRGVA; translated from the coding sequence ATGGACATCACGACCCCCAACGAACTCTCCCAGCACATCTCCGATGCGGCGCTCAGGATCGAGGACAGGGTCATCGCCTGGCGCCGCGACATCCACCAGAATCCCGAACTCTCATACCAGGAGGTCCGCACGGCTTCGCTGGCGGCCGAGCACCTGAAGGCGCTGGGCTACGAAGTGCAGACCGGAATCGGCGTCACCGGCGTGGTCGGTGTGCTGAGGGGCGGCAAGCCGGGCGGCGTGGTCGCGCTGCGTGCCGACATGGACGCGCTGCCGGTCGCGGAACGCGCCGAGGTGCCGTTCGCGTCGAGGGCCACGGCGCTGTATCTCGGCCAGACCGTCCCGGTCATGCATGCCTGCGGCCACGACTGCCACGTCGCCATCCTGATGGGCGTGGCCGAGATCCTCGCCGGCATGCGGGCAGAGATCCCGGGCACGGTGAAGCTGATCTTCCAGCCCAACGAGGAAGGCTCCAACGACGGCCGTCCGTCGGGCGCGAAGGCGATGATCGACGACGGCGCGATGGCCAATCCCGCGCCATCGGCGGTGTTCGGCCTGCACGTCACCTCAGGCGTGCGCTCGGGCGTGATCGCGCTTCGGCCCGGCGGGCTGATGGCCAGCGCCGACCGGTTGAAGATCGACGTCGAGGGCCGCCAGACGCACGGCTCGATGCCGTGGCGCGGCGTCGACCCGGTGGTCACCTCGGCGCAGATCATCCTGGCGCTGCAGACCATCGTCAGCCGCCAGCTCGATCCCACCCTGTCGCCGGCTGTGGTCTCGGTCTCGACCATCCATGGCGGCGTGCGCAACAACATCCTGCCCGACTCGGTGGTCATGGAAGGCACCATCCGCACCCACGACGAGGCTGTGCGCGCCGACATCTGGAAGCGGATCGACAGGACCGCCACCGCCATCGCGGGGGCCGCGGGCGCCAAGGCCACGGTCACGGTCTTCCAGGGCGTGCCCGTCACCTACAACGATCCGCGCCTCACCGACTGGGGCACCGGCAGCCTCAAGGACAGCCTCGACACCCAGCGCGTCACCGAGATCCGCCCGGTGATGGGCGCCGAAGACTTCTCCTACCTGGCGCAGGTCGTGCCGGGCATGTTCTTCTTCCTGGGCATCACGCCGCCGGAGCAGGACCCGGTGCAGGCGCCGGCCAACCATTCGCCGCTGTTCTTCGTCCACGAGCCGGCGCTGAAGTACGGCGTGCGTGCGCTGGCGTATCTCGCGATCGACTATCTGAGGCGTGGGGTCGCCTAG
- a CDS encoding heme-binding protein: MTLTLADANRVIAGAIEKANQIGAKMNIAVCDAGGRLLAFQRMDGAMWAGSFGSQGKAMASAAFGRPSGDLTPRADHPTLRGIAAAEGNHMFYGQGAVPIFRQGVLIGACGVGGGSAQEDEDCARAGVEKL; encoded by the coding sequence GTGACCCTCACCCTTGCGGATGCCAACCGCGTGATCGCCGGTGCCATCGAAAAGGCGAACCAGATCGGCGCCAAGATGAACATCGCCGTGTGCGATGCCGGCGGACGGCTGCTTGCCTTCCAGCGCATGGACGGCGCCATGTGGGCCGGCTCCTTCGGCAGCCAGGGCAAGGCCATGGCCTCGGCCGCATTCGGACGCCCGAGCGGCGATCTGACGCCACGGGCCGACCATCCGACCCTGCGCGGCATCGCCGCGGCCGAAGGCAATCACATGTTCTATGGCCAGGGCGCCGTGCCGATCTTTCGCCAGGGTGTCCTGATCGGCGCCTGCGGCGTGGGCGGCGGCAGCGCGCAGGAAGACGAGGATTGTGCCCGCGCCGGCGTCGAGAAGCTCTGA
- a CDS encoding DUF302 domain-containing protein encodes MTLSPTAPVLAEKPMPTVSASGVIATRSAFGVAETVERLKKDIAAKGIVFFQEIDQAALAGKAGIALKPSVLLIFGNPPLGTQFITAAPQAGLDWPVRMLVYRDAAGQVWIAYSDFDWIARRHGITDRGAQFRMATEVAASIASSVAGR; translated from the coding sequence ATGACGCTGTCACCTACCGCGCCCGTCCTCGCCGAGAAGCCAATGCCGACGGTGTCCGCTTCCGGCGTCATCGCCACCAGGAGCGCCTTTGGCGTCGCGGAGACGGTCGAGCGCCTGAAGAAGGATATCGCCGCCAAGGGCATCGTCTTCTTCCAGGAGATCGATCAGGCGGCGCTCGCCGGCAAGGCCGGAATCGCGCTCAAGCCTTCGGTCCTGCTGATCTTCGGCAACCCGCCGCTCGGCACGCAGTTCATCACCGCGGCGCCGCAGGCGGGACTCGATTGGCCGGTGCGCATGCTCGTCTATCGCGACGCCGCGGGTCAGGTGTGGATCGCCTACAGCGACTTCGACTGGATTGCCAGGCGCCACGGCATCACCGACCGCGGCGCGCAATTCCGCATGGCCACGGAAGTCGCCGCCTCGATCGCGTCCAGCGTCGCTGGTCGCTGA
- a CDS encoding MFS transporter: protein MTSVLRAFTIGLTAFLTVVDLFATQAILPALTSAYGVTPAAMGFAVNASTIGMAAGGFAVALFGRRLDQRRGILVSLAILSIPTALLATMPPLPVFAALRIVQGVCMSTGFALMLAYLGEHTSARDTASAFAAYVTGNVASNLFGRLLAAGAVDHLGLAASFYVFAFLNLAGAVLVWFTVERTPAMERVDMSHSKPLASWLRHLADPALRAAFATGFVILFGFIGTFTYVNFVLVRPPFSVGMMTLGAVYLVFLPSIFTTPLAGRVVVHVGTRPALWASFALAAAGLPLLLSAHLGLLLAGLALVAIGTFFAQAVATGFVSRAATSDRGSASGIYLASYFLGGLIGSAVLGQVFDRLGWTACVLGIGAALALGALLATRLLIAPDHRPDVATAFQMRAPDRQSQATR from the coding sequence ATGACAAGTGTCCTGCGCGCGTTCACGATCGGCCTGACGGCCTTTCTGACCGTCGTCGATCTGTTCGCGACGCAGGCCATCTTGCCTGCGCTGACCTCGGCCTATGGCGTGACGCCGGCGGCCATGGGCTTTGCCGTCAACGCCAGCACCATCGGCATGGCGGCCGGCGGCTTCGCGGTCGCCCTGTTCGGCCGCCGTCTCGATCAGCGGCGCGGCATTCTTGTGAGCCTGGCGATCCTGTCGATCCCCACGGCACTGCTGGCCACCATGCCGCCGCTGCCCGTCTTCGCGGCACTGCGGATCGTCCAGGGTGTCTGCATGTCGACGGGCTTCGCGCTGATGCTGGCCTATCTCGGCGAGCACACGAGCGCCCGCGACACCGCCAGCGCCTTCGCGGCCTACGTCACCGGCAACGTCGCCTCCAACCTGTTTGGCCGGCTGCTGGCCGCGGGCGCCGTCGATCATCTCGGCCTCGCCGCCAGCTTCTATGTCTTCGCGTTCCTCAACCTCGCCGGCGCCGTGCTGGTCTGGTTCACCGTCGAGCGCACACCGGCGATGGAGCGGGTCGACATGAGCCACAGCAAGCCGCTTGCGAGCTGGCTGCGTCATCTCGCCGATCCCGCGCTTCGCGCCGCCTTCGCGACCGGCTTCGTCATCCTCTTCGGCTTCATCGGCACGTTCACCTACGTCAATTTCGTGCTGGTTCGCCCGCCGTTCTCCGTCGGCATGATGACGCTGGGCGCGGTCTATCTCGTGTTCCTGCCCTCGATCTTCACGACGCCGCTCGCCGGCCGGGTCGTCGTCCATGTTGGGACGCGTCCGGCCCTGTGGGCGTCCTTCGCCCTCGCCGCAGCCGGCCTGCCGCTTCTGCTCAGCGCGCATCTTGGTTTGCTGCTCGCGGGCCTTGCCCTGGTCGCGATCGGCACATTCTTCGCCCAGGCGGTGGCCACCGGGTTCGTCAGCCGCGCGGCGACGAGCGACCGTGGATCGGCAAGCGGAATCTATCTCGCCAGCTACTTTCTCGGCGGCCTGATCGGCAGCGCTGTTCTCGGCCAGGTGTTCGACCGTCTCGGCTGGACGGCGTGCGTGCTCGGCATAGGCGCTGCGCTGGCGCTCGGCGCGCTCCTCGCGACGCGATTGCTCATAGCCCCGGACCATCGACCCGATGTTGCAACGGCATTTCAGATGCGCGCGCCGGACCGTCAGTCTCAGGCCACGCGCTGA
- a CDS encoding cupin domain-containing protein, whose translation MEIPMLKRTFLATTLLAGFVSIAPAFAGECPAGQMRPDATKPSSVAAKAVTDKVLAQINLADEKLALKGYNMRVRRLEVQPGGIVPWHSHADRPALIYIISGAIHEYASNCAVPILHQAGEVARETHATAHWWQNTGKVPVVLLSFDIQHDPKDHNM comes from the coding sequence ATGGAGATACCAATGCTCAAACGTACGTTCCTCGCCACGACGCTGCTCGCCGGCTTCGTGTCCATCGCGCCGGCCTTCGCCGGTGAATGCCCGGCGGGCCAGATGCGCCCCGACGCCACCAAGCCGTCGAGCGTCGCCGCCAAGGCGGTCACCGACAAGGTGCTCGCCCAGATCAACCTCGCCGACGAGAAGCTCGCGCTCAAGGGTTACAACATGCGCGTGCGTCGCCTCGAGGTGCAGCCCGGCGGCATCGTGCCATGGCACAGCCACGCCGACCGTCCGGCGCTGATCTACATCATCTCGGGCGCCATCCACGAGTACGCCAGCAATTGCGCCGTGCCGATCCTGCACCAGGCCGGCGAAGTGGCGCGCGAGACGCACGCCACGGCGCACTGGTGGCAGAACACCGGCAAGGTCCCCGTCGTGCTGCTGTCGTTCGACATCCAGCACGATCCCAAGGACCACAACATGTAA
- a CDS encoding metallophosphoesterase family protein, with protein MAALARPDVFHYRREIVDSGGQVKLGIVSDLHCNSDGLDRALEAMGPIDALLCLGDSIHQYRFSNAVIGRLRELEAITILGNHEEIFLGEAGARARSQADVDRQLLGWLAERPHRRELRIGGKRILMVHSTPWEPRGSYVLPTSSELQRFGEADADIVLYGHTHRQVVRRIGRVLVVNPGSAGEGRDPRNGGQLSCAVLDTATEEVVVRNFPVRLAMTWINDGDGPGRV; from the coding sequence GTGGCGGCGCTCGCCAGGCCGGACGTCTTCCACTACCGTCGCGAGATCGTCGATTCGGGAGGCCAGGTGAAGCTCGGTATCGTCTCCGACCTGCATTGCAACAGCGATGGCCTCGATCGCGCCCTGGAGGCGATGGGCCCAATCGATGCACTGCTGTGTCTCGGCGACAGCATCCACCAGTACAGGTTCTCGAATGCGGTGATCGGCCGGCTGCGCGAGCTCGAGGCGATCACCATTCTGGGCAATCACGAGGAGATCTTCCTCGGCGAGGCCGGCGCACGGGCACGATCCCAGGCGGACGTCGACCGGCAATTGCTCGGCTGGCTCGCCGAGCGGCCGCATCGGCGCGAGTTGCGGATTGGCGGCAAGCGCATCCTGATGGTGCACTCGACGCCGTGGGAACCGCGCGGCAGCTATGTTCTGCCCACCAGCTCCGAGCTGCAGCGCTTTGGCGAGGCCGACGCCGACATCGTGCTCTACGGCCATACCCACCGGCAGGTCGTCCGGCGCATCGGTCGGGTGCTGGTGGTCAATCCCGGCTCGGCCGGTGAGGGCCGCGACCCACGCAATGGCGGGCAGTTGAGCTGCGCCGTGCTGGACACGGCGACAGAGGAAGTCGTGGTGCGAAATTTCCCGGTGCGGCTTGCGATGACTTGGATCAACGACGGCGATGGTCCGGGACGTGTATAG
- a CDS encoding NAD(P)/FAD-dependent oxidoreductase, with the protein MPDTAIPTRAPQTKTEHFDVLLVGAGISGIGGAYHLTQQCPGTSFVVLESQDSFGGTWLTHRYPGIRSDSDLYTFGYRFKPWTGKPIAKAHEIRDYMAEVIADNDLARHIRYRHTITRAAWSSADNLWTVEGTRGDTGEPVRFTTNFLWMCQGYYRHNEGYTPRWPGMENFKGRIVHPQTWPEDLDYAGKKMLVIGSGATAATLIPAVADKVGHVTMLQRSPTYFIPARNANDLADTLRQLQIDETWIHEIVRRKILHDQAVFTRRAFEEPETVRKELLAGVRAYIGPDYKLDPDFTPSYRPWRQRIAFVPDGDLFKGIRAGKASVVTDEIERFTESGILLKSGRTLEADIIVTATGFNMNALGDIGFTIDGKALDFAQTVTYRGMMFTGIPNMVWVFGYFRASWTLRADLVADFVCRLLGHMKARQAERVAVALRPEDKDMPILPWIDPENFNPGYLMRAMDLLPKRGDKPEWQHNQDYWSEKDQIPLIDLDDAAFVYGRSADATSTSGLSRAAAE; encoded by the coding sequence ATGCCTGACACCGCGATTCCGACCCGCGCGCCCCAGACAAAGACCGAGCATTTCGACGTCCTCCTCGTCGGCGCCGGCATCTCGGGAATCGGGGGTGCCTACCACCTGACGCAGCAATGCCCGGGCACCAGCTTCGTGGTCCTGGAGAGCCAGGACAGCTTCGGCGGCACCTGGCTGACGCACCGCTATCCCGGCATCCGTTCCGACAGCGACCTCTACACCTTCGGCTACCGCTTCAAGCCGTGGACCGGCAAGCCGATCGCCAAGGCCCACGAAATCCGCGACTACATGGCCGAGGTGATCGCCGACAACGACCTCGCCCGCCACATCCGCTACCGCCACACCATCACGCGGGCTGCCTGGTCCAGCGCCGACAACCTCTGGACCGTCGAGGGTACGCGTGGCGACACCGGTGAGCCGGTACGCTTCACGACCAACTTCCTGTGGATGTGCCAGGGCTACTACCGGCACAACGAAGGCTACACGCCGCGCTGGCCGGGCATGGAGAACTTCAAGGGTCGCATCGTGCATCCGCAGACCTGGCCGGAGGATCTCGACTACGCCGGCAAGAAGATGCTGGTGATCGGCTCGGGCGCGACGGCGGCGACGCTGATCCCGGCGGTGGCCGACAAGGTCGGGCATGTCACCATGCTGCAGCGCTCGCCGACCTATTTCATCCCGGCGCGCAATGCCAACGATCTGGCCGACACCCTGCGTCAGCTGCAGATCGACGAGACCTGGATCCACGAGATCGTGCGCCGCAAGATCCTGCACGACCAGGCCGTCTTCACGCGACGCGCATTCGAGGAGCCCGAGACCGTCAGGAAGGAGCTGCTGGCCGGCGTGCGCGCCTATATCGGCCCCGACTACAAGCTCGATCCGGACTTCACGCCGAGCTACCGGCCGTGGCGGCAGCGCATCGCCTTCGTGCCCGACGGCGATCTGTTCAAGGGCATCCGCGCCGGCAAGGCCTCGGTGGTCACCGACGAGATCGAGCGCTTCACCGAGAGCGGCATCCTGCTGAAGTCGGGCAGGACGCTGGAGGCCGACATCATCGTCACCGCCACCGGCTTCAACATGAACGCGCTGGGCGACATCGGCTTCACCATCGACGGCAAGGCGCTCGATTTCGCCCAGACCGTGACCTACCGCGGCATGATGTTCACCGGCATTCCCAACATGGTGTGGGTGTTCGGCTATTTCCGCGCCAGCTGGACGTTGCGCGCCGATCTGGTCGCCGACTTCGTCTGCCGGCTGCTCGGCCACATGAAGGCACGCCAGGCCGAGCGCGTCGCCGTGGCGCTGCGGCCCGAGGACAAGGACATGCCGATCCTGCCGTGGATCGATCCGGAGAACTTCAATCCCGGCTACCTGATGCGCGCCATGGACCTGCTGCCCAAGCGCGGCGACAAGCCGGAGTGGCAGCACAACCAGGATTACTGGAGCGAGAAGGACCAGATTCCGCTCATCGACCTCGACGACGCGGCTTTCGTCTACGGACGATCGGCGGATGCGACCAGCACAAGCGGCCTGTCGCGGGCGGCGGCGGAGTGA